From Companilactobacillus heilongjiangensis, one genomic window encodes:
- a CDS encoding PspC domain-containing protein: MKNRITRSSTDRMLAGVCGGLGEYFGVDSTWIRLAFVFLLPFTYFLPVLVYVICVFSFPEKRNIQRTSSYRGRRRLKAKSSKKYY, from the coding sequence ATGAAAAATAGAATCACAAGATCCAGTACTGATCGGATGCTTGCCGGTGTTTGTGGAGGCTTAGGAGAGTACTTTGGGGTTGACTCAACTTGGATTCGCCTAGCTTTTGTCTTCTTATTGCCATTCACATATTTTCTACCGGTATTAGTTTATGTAATATGCGTCTTTTCTTTCCCAGAAAAGCGTAATATTCAGAGAACTAGTTCGTATCGAGGCAGAAGACGTCTCAAGGCTAAGTCTTCCAAAAAATATTACTGA
- a CDS encoding phage holin family protein: MKFLIRLVIQTLLFLAIARLLPGMFQIDSLGTAIVASLVLVFLNWTIKPLLHIISLPITFITFGLFSFVINAITLELTSVLVGSSSFHFNGFGSALVVAVILAICNSIINSYTMDNFQRRV, encoded by the coding sequence ATGAAGTTTTTAATCAGATTGGTGATACAAACGTTGTTGTTCTTAGCAATTGCGCGTTTATTACCGGGTATGTTTCAAATTGATAGTTTAGGGACGGCCATTGTCGCAAGCTTGGTATTGGTCTTTCTAAATTGGACTATCAAACCATTGTTGCATATCATTTCTCTACCAATCACGTTTATTACTTTTGGTCTATTTTCCTTCGTGATAAATGCGATTACCTTGGAATTAACTTCAGTATTAGTCGGATCATCAAGTTTTCACTTTAATGGTTTTGGCTCAGCTTTAGTGGTTGCTGTTATTCTAGCAATCTGCAATTCCATTATTAACAGCTATACCATGGACAATTTTCAAAGGCGCGTCTAG
- the pstA gene encoding phosphate ABC transporter permease PstA, producing MFNEKVKDKIATGVIYFMSGVIVLILAGLLVYILGSGLRYVNWHFLISGSKAFQAGSGVGIQLFNSFFLLILSMLISIPISICAGIYLSEYAGKNKLVDLIRVSIEVLSSLPSIVVGLFGFLIFVISFKFGFSILSGALTLTVFNLPILTRNVEDSLRSVSQSQREAGLALGLSKWETVIHVIIPDGLPGIITGMIIGAGRVFGEAAALIYTAGQSAPPLDFTNFNVFSITSPLNLMRPAETLAVHIWKVNSEGLIPDAVQVSAGASAVLIIAVLIFNLLARYIGNIVYKKMTGE from the coding sequence GTGTTTAATGAAAAAGTTAAAGACAAAATAGCCACAGGTGTGATTTACTTCATGTCTGGCGTTATTGTGCTCATCTTGGCAGGTTTGTTGGTTTATATTTTAGGTAGTGGACTACGTTATGTTAATTGGCATTTCTTGATATCAGGTTCCAAAGCCTTTCAAGCTGGTAGTGGTGTTGGAATCCAATTATTCAACTCGTTTTTCCTATTGATACTTTCAATGTTGATTTCCATTCCAATTTCAATCTGTGCCGGTATTTATTTATCTGAATACGCTGGTAAGAATAAATTGGTAGATTTGATTCGTGTATCAATTGAAGTTTTGAGTTCATTGCCTTCAATCGTTGTTGGTTTATTCGGATTCTTGATTTTCGTTATTAGTTTTAAATTTGGTTTCTCAATTCTCTCTGGTGCTTTGACACTGACAGTGTTCAACTTACCGATTTTGACGAGAAATGTGGAAGATTCCTTGAGGTCAGTCTCACAGTCACAACGTGAAGCCGGCTTGGCTTTGGGTCTTTCAAAATGGGAGACTGTTATCCACGTTATTATTCCCGATGGTTTGCCAGGTATCATTACCGGTATGATCATTGGTGCTGGTAGAGTCTTTGGTGAAGCGGCTGCCTTGATTTACACAGCTGGTCAGAGTGCTCCACCATTGGACTTCACTAATTTCAATGTTTTCAGTATTACCAGTCCTTTGAATTTGATGAGACCGGCCGAAACTTTAGCTGTTCATATTTGGAAAGTTAACTCAGAAGGTTTGATTCCTGATGCTGTCCAAGTTTCAGCTGGAGCTTCAGCAGTATTGATTATTGCAGTTTTGATATTTAATTTATTAGCCAGATATATAGGCAATATAGTTTATAAAAAGATGACGGGTGAGTAA
- a CDS encoding RNA-guided endonuclease InsQ/TnpB family protein — MIRTQKVRLYPNRHMKKVLDSLCDYRRYCWNEGLATWNDMYDLRTLDSSSPPPSAYSVRNELVANKADWQYELSARTLQLAIADLGTAWQNFFDKAQPDWGKPTFKSKKAARQGFKTDRAKIIAGKLRLDKPHGVKDWYDIRISQHVDLSGVLKLVSVYRENGKYWASLPFEVELDVKPKTGDSSAVDVNVGHLNYTAGVINTLPKRLRKLYQRIKFYQKQLAHKRVMNGNKATKSTNYVAIRAKLQRDYRKVANIQHDIMQKFTTKLVNNYDKIVIEDLSVKAMQMSHVASKGLQRSMFGYFRQILSYKCDWYGKELILADHQYPSTQRCSKCGHIKVGNDKITLQGNCAHQTKHNEYVCYNCGAIMDRDENAVSNLLDLI, encoded by the coding sequence ATGATCCGGACACAGAAAGTAAGACTTTATCCTAATCGTCATATGAAAAAGGTGCTCGATAGCCTTTGTGATTATCGGCGATACTGCTGGAATGAGGGGCTGGCTACTTGGAATGACATGTATGACTTACGTACGCTTGATTCAAGTAGTCCCCCTCCCAGTGCTTATTCAGTTCGGAATGAATTAGTTGCGAATAAAGCTGATTGGCAGTATGAGTTATCAGCACGTACGCTACAACTAGCGATTGCTGATCTAGGAACGGCTTGGCAGAATTTTTTTGATAAGGCACAACCTGATTGGGGAAAACCCACTTTCAAATCAAAAAAAGCTGCTCGACAAGGATTCAAAACTGACCGAGCTAAAATTATCGCTGGTAAGCTTCGTTTGGATAAACCACATGGCGTTAAGGATTGGTATGACATCAGGATTAGTCAACACGTTGATTTATCAGGTGTACTTAAGTTGGTCAGTGTTTACCGTGAAAACGGTAAATACTGGGCCAGTCTTCCCTTCGAAGTTGAACTTGATGTCAAGCCAAAAACTGGTGATAGTTCAGCTGTTGATGTGAATGTTGGTCATTTGAATTACACGGCTGGCGTTATTAACACCTTGCCGAAACGATTACGTAAGCTGTATCAGCGAATCAAGTTTTACCAAAAGCAATTAGCTCATAAGCGAGTCATGAATGGGAATAAGGCAACTAAAAGTACTAATTACGTTGCAATAAGAGCCAAATTACAGCGTGATTATCGCAAAGTTGCCAATATCCAGCATGACATCATGCAAAAATTCACGACAAAACTTGTCAATAATTACGACAAAATCGTGATTGAAGACCTATCCGTTAAAGCGATGCAGATGAGCCACGTTGCTTCTAAAGGTTTGCAACGGTCAATGTTTGGCTACTTCCGGCAAATATTAAGCTATAAGTGTGACTGGTACGGTAAAGAGCTTATTCTGGCAGATCACCAGTATCCTTCAACACAGCGTTGTTCAAAGTGTGGTCATATCAAAGTTGGGAACGATAAAATCACGTTACAAGGTAATTGCGCACATCAGACTAAGCATAATGAATATGTTTGTTATAACTGTGGCGCAATAATGGATCGTGACGAAAATGCTGTTTCCAACTTACTAGATTTAATCTAA
- the pstB gene encoding phosphate ABC transporter ATP-binding protein PstB, which translates to MGVQTDEQYILHLNEDEHEIAMKTKDLQVFYGEKEAMHKASLQFERYKITSLIGASGSGKSTYLRSLNRMNDNVPGATVKGEIMYRGLDINKNNVDIYEVRKHIGMVFQRPNPFSKSIYDNITFALKRHGLHDKKQLDEIVETTLKQASLWDQVKDDLGKSALALSGGQQQRLCIARAIAMKPDILLMDEPASALDPISTSNVEETMLSLKDKFTIIIVTHNMQQAARISDYTAFFHLGHAVEFNETRKIFTRPHIKTTEDYVSGHFG; encoded by the coding sequence ATGGGCGTACAAACAGATGAACAATACATCCTTCATTTAAACGAGGATGAACACGAAATCGCCATGAAGACGAAAGATTTACAAGTTTTTTATGGCGAAAAAGAAGCCATGCATAAGGCATCGCTTCAGTTCGAAAGATATAAGATAACATCCTTGATTGGAGCTTCTGGTTCTGGTAAGTCGACATATTTGAGATCCTTGAATCGCATGAACGACAATGTACCTGGTGCTACGGTCAAAGGTGAGATCATGTACCGTGGTTTGGATATTAACAAAAATAATGTTGATATTTATGAAGTTAGAAAACATATTGGGATGGTTTTTCAACGTCCTAATCCATTTTCGAAATCAATTTATGACAACATTACTTTTGCGCTGAAACGTCATGGATTGCATGATAAAAAGCAATTAGATGAAATTGTCGAGACAACTTTGAAGCAGGCCTCACTTTGGGACCAAGTGAAAGATGATCTCGGCAAAAGTGCATTAGCGCTCTCTGGGGGTCAACAACAACGACTATGTATTGCCCGAGCAATTGCGATGAAGCCGGATATTTTATTGATGGATGAACCCGCAAGTGCTTTGGATCCAATTTCAACGTCAAATGTTGAAGAAACAATGTTGAGTTTGAAGGATAAATTTACCATTATTATCGTGACGCACAACATGCAACAAGCAGCTAGAATCAGCGATTACACGGCATTTTTCCACTTGGGACATGCTGTCGAATTTAATGAAACTAGAAAAATCTTTACTCGTCCACATATTAAGACGACTGAAGATTATGTTTCTGGACACTTTGGATAG
- the lgt gene encoding prolipoprotein diacylglyceryl transferase, with amino-acid sequence MSLLALNPIAFDLGGLQIHWYGVIIALGALVGVLMAMREAKRKHMDPDNILDLVLWGVPIALVGARLYYVIFELPFYLANPGEIIKIWHGGIAIYGGLIAAFIVLLVLCRKRKISPWLMLDIAAPSVLLGQIVGRWGNFMNQEAFGAKTTLSFLQSLHIPHFIVEQMYINGAYRQPTFLYESVGNLIGLVLILVLRNRKHLLKRGEVFLSYLIWYPAVRFFVEGMRTDSLYILPGVRVSQVLSLVLFVVAITLFIYRRKKQNEPWYNEL; translated from the coding sequence ATGAGTTTATTAGCATTAAATCCGATTGCGTTTGATCTGGGGGGATTACAAATTCATTGGTACGGCGTCATCATTGCTTTGGGTGCCTTAGTAGGTGTTCTGATGGCGATGCGTGAAGCCAAACGTAAACACATGGATCCTGATAATATCTTGGATCTCGTCTTGTGGGGCGTTCCAATTGCTTTAGTCGGTGCAAGGTTATACTATGTAATCTTTGAACTACCATTCTATCTGGCTAACCCCGGTGAGATTATCAAAATTTGGCATGGTGGAATCGCTATTTATGGTGGTTTGATTGCGGCGTTTATCGTCTTGCTAGTTTTGTGTCGCAAGCGGAAGATTTCGCCATGGTTGATGTTAGATATTGCTGCTCCATCAGTTCTTTTAGGCCAAATTGTTGGTCGTTGGGGTAACTTTATGAATCAAGAAGCCTTTGGTGCTAAAACCACTTTGAGCTTTCTACAATCGCTACATATTCCACATTTTATTGTCGAACAAATGTATATCAATGGCGCTTATCGTCAACCAACTTTCTTGTATGAATCAGTTGGAAATTTGATTGGATTAGTGCTGATTTTGGTTTTGCGTAATAGAAAGCATCTGCTTAAACGTGGGGAAGTATTCTTAAGCTATTTGATTTGGTATCCAGCAGTTAGATTTTTCGTTGAAGGTATGCGAACGGATAGTTTGTACATTTTACCTGGCGTAAGAGTTTCACAAGTACTTTCATTAGTATTATTTGTAGTAGCAATCACCTTGTTCATTTATCGTCGAAAGAAACAAAATGAACCTTGGTATAATGAATTGTGA
- the hprK gene encoding HPr(Ser) kinase/phosphatase — protein MTNFVTVSQMVKDNELKVYNDEALMNNKKVTTSDISRPGIELTGYFDYYPSERIQLFGQTESAYSRSMTANNRYKVMLELCREDTPALLISRNIQPSEELLKAASEHKVPVIGSELPTTRLSSMITEYLDENLAPRESIHGVLVDVYGIGILLTGHSGIGKSETALELIKRGHRLIADDRVDVYQRDEKTIVGEAPKILNHLLEIRGIGIIDVMNLFGAGAVRSQSEIQLIINLENWSADKNYDRIGTLEDKRTFFDVDVPQITVPVKVGRNISIIIEVAAMNYRAKKMGYDATKKFEDNLGLLIKENEEKTKNDEEGK, from the coding sequence ATGACAAATTTTGTTACTGTATCTCAAATGGTAAAAGATAATGAACTAAAAGTTTATAATGACGAAGCTTTGATGAACAACAAGAAGGTCACAACGAGTGATATTTCTCGTCCCGGAATTGAATTGACTGGTTACTTTGATTACTATCCTAGTGAGCGTATTCAATTGTTTGGGCAAACTGAGTCTGCATATTCACGTTCAATGACTGCTAATAACCGTTACAAGGTTATGTTGGAATTATGTCGTGAAGATACACCGGCACTTTTAATTTCTCGTAATATTCAACCTAGTGAGGAATTACTGAAGGCTGCCAGTGAGCATAAGGTGCCTGTCATTGGTTCTGAGTTGCCAACAACTAGACTTTCAAGTATGATCACCGAATATTTGGATGAAAACTTAGCTCCTAGAGAGTCAATTCATGGGGTTTTAGTCGACGTTTATGGTATCGGGATTTTGCTAACTGGTCACTCTGGTATTGGTAAAAGTGAAACTGCTTTGGAATTGATTAAGCGTGGTCACCGTTTGATTGCTGATGATCGTGTCGATGTTTACCAACGTGATGAAAAAACTATCGTGGGTGAAGCACCTAAGATTCTCAATCATTTGCTAGAAATTCGTGGTATTGGTATTATCGATGTCATGAACCTCTTTGGTGCTGGTGCCGTTCGTTCACAAAGTGAGATTCAATTGATTATCAATTTGGAAAACTGGTCAGCTGATAAGAACTACGATCGAATCGGTACTTTGGAAGATAAAAGAACATTCTTTGACGTTGATGTGCCACAAATTACTGTTCCTGTTAAAGTTGGTCGTAATATTTCTATCATTATCGAAGTCGCTGCCATGAACTATCGTGCTAAGAAGATGGGTTATGACGCTACTAAGAAGTTTGAAGATAACTTAGGATTATTGATTAAAGAAAATGAAGAAAAAACAAAGAATGACGAAGAAGGTAAGTAA
- the pstC gene encoding phosphate ABC transporter permease subunit PstC: protein MKDPIRESLTKKSVSAKRETRGKIISFSFTAIIVLLVITIIGFIASRGLIIFFKDGVNPIDFLTHSVWAPSKLDSAGHPIVGAAPMIVGSFAVTLIAALIGTPFAIAAAIFMTEISPKWGRKVLQPVIELLVGIPSVVYGFFGLTIVVPFVRKIAGGSGFGILAGSFVLFVMILPTITSMSVDALKAVPRYYREASLALGATRWQTISKVILRAATPGLLTAVVFGMARAFGEALAVQMVIGNAMLLPHNLVSPSSTLTSVLTMNMGNTIMGSTSNNALWSLALLLLLMSLLFNFVIRKIAKRGEF from the coding sequence TTGAAAGATCCAATTAGAGAAAGTCTAACCAAGAAATCTGTTTCCGCTAAACGTGAAACACGCGGTAAAATTATTTCTTTCAGTTTTACTGCAATTATCGTTTTATTAGTTATCACAATTATTGGTTTTATCGCATCACGTGGTTTGATTATCTTCTTTAAGGATGGGGTCAATCCGATTGATTTTCTGACTCACTCAGTTTGGGCACCTAGCAAATTGGACAGTGCTGGACATCCAATTGTTGGGGCAGCTCCAATGATTGTCGGTTCGTTTGCGGTTACATTGATTGCAGCCCTTATTGGGACACCATTTGCGATTGCCGCAGCCATCTTTATGACGGAAATTTCACCTAAATGGGGTCGAAAAGTTTTACAACCAGTTATCGAATTATTAGTTGGTATCCCTTCAGTAGTTTATGGATTCTTCGGTTTAACGATTGTCGTTCCATTTGTTAGGAAAATTGCTGGCGGAAGTGGTTTCGGTATTTTAGCCGGGTCATTCGTCTTATTCGTCATGATTTTACCAACGATTACATCAATGTCAGTAGATGCTTTGAAGGCAGTACCAAGATATTATCGTGAAGCTTCGTTAGCTTTGGGTGCCACTAGATGGCAAACTATTTCCAAAGTTATTTTACGCGCAGCGACGCCAGGACTTTTGACTGCCGTTGTTTTTGGCATGGCCAGAGCCTTTGGTGAAGCTTTAGCTGTTCAAATGGTTATTGGTAATGCGATGTTATTGCCACACAATTTAGTTTCACCATCATCAACCTTAACAAGTGTTTTAACAATGAACATGGGTAATACAATCATGGGCTCAACATCAAACAATGCACTTTGGTCATTAGCCTTATTGCTCCTATTAATGTCATTGCTATTCAACTTCGTTATTAGAAAAATTGCTAAGCGAGGTGAGTTCTAG
- a CDS encoding phosphate ABC transporter substrate-binding protein PstS family protein, which produces MKKRLVALFAIMIPLVAVLSGCKGSGSQETITAVGSSAAQPLVELAGEEFSKNNPNEYVNVQGGGTGTGLSQIQQGAVNIGNSDLYAEQKKDIDASKLVDHRIAAVGMIPVVNKDVKVKSLTIKQLRQIFSGQVTNWKEVGGQDLPITIINRADGSGTRAAFESDVMDGTPFVRSQEQDSSGMVRQIVYNTAGSISYLAMPYLNNTVKTVNVNGIEPTIENIENNKWKIWSYEHLYTKGKPTGMTKEFLDFIMTEHVQTNVVKKMNYVPINEMKYEKDYKGNITPVSKGVK; this is translated from the coding sequence TTGAAAAAAAGACTTGTCGCATTATTTGCAATTATGATTCCTTTAGTAGCAGTTTTGAGTGGTTGCAAAGGCAGCGGGAGCCAAGAAACAATTACAGCGGTTGGATCATCAGCTGCTCAACCATTAGTGGAACTTGCCGGGGAAGAATTTTCAAAGAATAATCCAAACGAGTACGTCAACGTGCAAGGTGGCGGTACTGGTACAGGGCTCAGCCAGATTCAACAAGGTGCTGTCAATATCGGTAATTCTGATTTATATGCAGAACAAAAAAAGGATATTGATGCTAGTAAACTTGTTGATCATCGGATTGCTGCAGTTGGGATGATTCCGGTTGTGAATAAGGATGTCAAAGTTAAATCATTGACAATCAAGCAATTGAGACAAATTTTTTCTGGTCAAGTTACAAACTGGAAAGAGGTCGGCGGTCAAGACCTACCAATCACTATTATCAATCGTGCGGACGGATCGGGAACCCGTGCAGCGTTTGAGAGTGATGTTATGGACGGAACGCCTTTCGTGCGCTCTCAGGAGCAAGATTCCAGCGGTATGGTTAGACAAATTGTCTATAACACTGCCGGATCTATCAGTTATTTGGCGATGCCTTATCTTAATAATACTGTGAAAACAGTTAACGTTAATGGCATTGAACCCACCATTGAAAATATCGAAAACAACAAGTGGAAGATTTGGTCATACGAGCACCTATATACAAAGGGTAAGCCTACTGGTATGACTAAAGAATTCCTTGATTTCATTATGACGGAACATGTTCAGACTAATGTTGTTAAGAAAATGAATTATGTTCCCATCAACGAAATGAAATATGAAAAAGATTATAAGGGCAATATTACGCCCGTTTCAAAGGGGGTAAAGTAA